The proteins below come from a single Candidatus Palauibacter polyketidifaciens genomic window:
- a CDS encoding tetratricopeptide repeat protein gives MVTVRQWIVQGTAGVLAALAVAACEDPVDRSVVRGDRYLAVGDADMAIAEYLLARRVSGDTDDLLLRLGQAHAARGDVDEALTVYETLAERDPRLRHQAAASLAGLAWSAQERGAAENMSRALQPLVDWGLGYLPADLQRSLAAYHAAEGDYARALSLRLALLAGEGEPEPAVLYDVGLAYEQLGACTRALPFYRSFLEAMEESRSNPEDARYRYGNCLYVSAAEDRAEGRPAAALEKLTEMVELGEPRTHMVEAHFLIGELHLALGQTDEALVNYARVLELNPTRTHALVRRAEERIRQIRFGFE, from the coding sequence ATGGTGACCGTCCGACAGTGGATCGTTCAGGGGACCGCCGGGGTCCTGGCGGCGCTTGCGGTTGCGGCGTGCGAGGATCCGGTGGACCGGTCCGTCGTGCGCGGGGATCGATACCTGGCCGTCGGGGACGCGGACATGGCGATCGCCGAGTACCTCCTCGCCCGGCGCGTGAGCGGGGACACGGACGACCTCCTCCTGCGGCTCGGGCAGGCCCATGCCGCGCGCGGCGATGTCGACGAGGCGCTCACGGTCTACGAGACGCTTGCGGAGCGCGACCCCCGGCTGCGTCATCAGGCGGCGGCCTCGCTCGCCGGACTCGCGTGGTCCGCGCAGGAGCGGGGGGCGGCCGAGAACATGTCCCGCGCGCTCCAGCCTCTGGTCGATTGGGGACTGGGCTATCTTCCCGCCGACCTCCAGCGCTCCCTGGCCGCCTATCATGCGGCCGAGGGTGACTACGCACGTGCCCTTTCGCTGCGCCTCGCGCTCCTCGCCGGGGAGGGGGAGCCGGAGCCGGCGGTGCTGTACGATGTCGGCCTCGCGTATGAACAGCTCGGCGCATGCACTCGCGCGCTGCCCTTCTATCGGAGTTTCCTCGAGGCGATGGAGGAAAGCCGCTCGAACCCCGAGGACGCCCGCTACCGCTACGGGAATTGCCTCTACGTGTCCGCGGCTGAAGACCGGGCGGAGGGCCGCCCCGCGGCCGCCCTCGAGAAGCTGACCGAAATGGTCGAGCTCGGTGAGCCGCGGACGCACATGGTCGAGGCGCACTTCCTCATCGGCGAACTCCACCTCGCGCTCGGCCAGACGGACGAGGCGCTCGTCAACTACGCCCGCGTGCTGGAACTGAACCCGACGCGCACACACGCTCTCGTCCGGCGGGCGGAGGAGCGGATCCGACAGATCCGCTTCGGCTTCGAATGA
- the bamD gene encoding outer membrane protein assembly factor BamD, translating into MRLPAGMAPREARRGVLAAAVLMLTGCSSSGPPGDLAPPDLFQWAQDRFDAEEYRRAADGFLAFMVRDPLNPLVDSAQYLAAEGQLRAGNELDAVEEFRRMATNRPNSPLADDAQLGLCRAYLAASPRVTLSQEFTRRALDECERLLQFFPTTPFREQAEGLIAEARAKLAEKSYEIGKYYQDRMRLPESAIVYFEKSLADEPTGAFLPDLLLRLYRSYSQVGFETEAGTMRERLLSEFPESEETRLLLADEDPAAEEDRAGDAGSRR; encoded by the coding sequence ATGAGGCTCCCGGCCGGGATGGCGCCGCGCGAGGCGCGCCGCGGAGTGCTCGCCGCCGCGGTCCTCATGCTCACGGGCTGTTCGAGTTCCGGGCCCCCGGGCGACCTGGCGCCGCCGGATCTCTTCCAGTGGGCGCAGGATCGTTTCGACGCCGAGGAATACCGGAGAGCGGCCGACGGCTTCCTCGCCTTCATGGTCCGCGATCCCCTGAATCCGCTCGTCGACAGCGCGCAGTACCTCGCAGCCGAGGGCCAACTCCGGGCGGGCAACGAACTCGACGCCGTGGAGGAGTTCCGGCGCATGGCCACGAACCGGCCCAACAGTCCCCTCGCGGACGACGCCCAGCTGGGGCTGTGCCGGGCGTACCTCGCGGCCTCGCCCCGGGTGACCCTCTCCCAGGAGTTCACACGGCGGGCCCTGGACGAGTGCGAGCGGTTGTTGCAGTTCTTCCCAACGACCCCCTTCCGCGAGCAGGCTGAAGGCCTGATCGCGGAAGCGCGCGCCAAGCTGGCCGAGAAGAGCTACGAAATCGGGAAGTACTACCAGGATCGCATGAGATTGCCGGAGTCCGCGATCGTCTATTTCGAAAAATCGCTGGCCGACGAGCCGACCGGGGCATTCCTGCCGGACCTCCTGTTGCGATTGTATCGCAGTTACAGCCAGGTGGGGTTCGAAACCGAGGCCGGAACCATGAGGGAGCGGCTGCTGTCGGAGTTTCCCGAGTCCGAGGAAACCCGGTTGCTGTTGGCGGACGAAGATCCGGCGGCGGAGGAGGACCGCGCGGGGGATGCCGGGTCCCGTCGCTGA
- the nadD gene encoding nicotinate (nicotinamide) nucleotide adenylyltransferase, giving the protein MPGPVAEVPAAGRRTGILGGSFDPPHMGHVSVARDLVEVLRLDRLLVIPAGDPPHRQVTLPAEVRLDLTRRAVAGLPGIEVSPMEIERAGPSYTVDTLEALARRFPSDRLVLAMGADQFAAIHRWDRWRRISELARIAVMPRGGREPAPSPESTPIEYVVANVTRVDISASRIRQRLEEGRSVHLLVPETIRHHVERAWAGRPARHVTQ; this is encoded by the coding sequence ATGCCGGGTCCCGTCGCTGAAGTCCCGGCGGCCGGCCGGCGGACGGGCATCCTCGGCGGGAGCTTCGATCCTCCGCACATGGGCCATGTGTCCGTGGCGCGTGATCTTGTCGAAGTGCTGCGCCTCGACCGCCTGCTCGTGATCCCCGCGGGCGATCCGCCGCACCGGCAAGTCACGCTCCCCGCGGAGGTTCGCCTCGACCTCACGCGCCGGGCCGTTGCGGGCCTGCCCGGCATCGAAGTCAGCCCGATGGAGATCGAGCGGGCCGGTCCCTCCTACACCGTGGACACGCTGGAAGCCCTCGCGCGGCGCTTTCCTTCCGACCGGCTCGTCCTCGCGATGGGCGCGGACCAGTTTGCGGCGATCCACCGCTGGGACCGCTGGCGCCGGATTTCGGAGCTGGCCCGCATCGCGGTGATGCCGCGGGGCGGCCGGGAGCCCGCACCCTCCCCGGAATCGACGCCGATCGAGTATGTTGTCGCGAACGTCACGCGAGTGGATATCTCGGCGAGCCGGATCCGGCAGCGCCTCGAGGAGGGCCGTTCGGTCCACCTCCTCGTTCCGGAAACGATCCGACACCATGTCGAGCGCGCCTGGGCCGGACGCCCCGCGCGCCATGTAACCCAGTGA